The DNA segment GAAAATTATTCTATATTTCTGAATAGCATATTGGGAAGATTAATATTAAATGCAATAATTGTACATGATATAATATCAGAGACAGACCAACATTTAAACCAAGGGGGTTGGCCACCCCGTCCCCCCTCttacaaactttttttaaaatattatacatataatattactataattatttatatttttcgttaatattaatatataatattatattactatCAAATGCTCTTTAGAATTATTTCTCACTATTAAATTatcaatgaatttattttctttaaagaatatagagaaaaataatttacgaTTGTTTAGTTACTAATAGAgtataaataagttaatttttccttattttctttgtattagttaatattataaacaatttagcattaataattaattttgtactttaaatttatatttttacataatatcAACTCTAACGGAGGATttagtgatattttttaattaattatgttttcatcatataaaatatattttgtatgacTTTTATAGCTTTAGTTTGGTAGGTTGGAAGGTCACGTTTAAATGGCTAATAAAAATGCTACTGTTGAACATATTCCTttagcaataaaaaataatttgacattAGAAAAGACTggaaatatatcataatatgattaaagaaataaaaaatatataattaaattcgtGATATACCATATACCTACATATTCAAAAGAcgcataaaagtaaaattttgtgtaattttttccttcaaaagatGATGCTACACCTACCATTGTATTTCAACGGGTGCAAAATGAATTGGGCGAAAAAAGTATAATCATGATTGGTTACATGAATtgcttttgaatttataatcaCGATCGGTTTTTTCGATCAATCAATTTCTATTAATACAagcatattgaatttttttttccattcaatTCCTCATCAAAAGCTACAAAATATATTTCCGCAACTACCCACATATTCTTTCTTTTGTATATCTAAAGataatgataaagataaagTAATTTCATATTACATTTCATACGGAAAACTATAAGTTTATAGGATTAAAGAAATGTGGTCTTATTAAATAcagttttcaattttagttcTATTTAATTTTGCATATTCAACTTTTCCTATTAAATGCAAAAACCCTCATGCAGGGTTGGTCAATCACACGACCCCTccgtaatttattttgtaaatcaatCAACGTGGGTTATAGCTAGATAATTAAGGAATGCTTGGTCACTATAGAGATTTCAGGTAATATATCAATTGATTGACATACacttttaatatcaattaatttgattattaaaaggaactaaatttatgcataaaaatagaagtattaattaatgatgtaaTTAAGAGATGCTTGAATATTACAAGAGTTacgtgactttttttttgttgaagttaagcatttatatgattaatgagtattattaaataataaaaaaattatttaaattatctcTTAAAAGAAGACAGTTAGTCATGAAGAGACAAATCCTTTATCATAATGAACACATAACttctagttttttattttcagcatcTAGTTTTAAGAGAAGTATTTGATCGTCGTCTAATTATCTTTTACTAAAATACattctcaattattttaatatttattatgatcaaCATCTCATTATATGTAGCCAGGATGACGTTCAAATAGTGTGCAATACACTTGGTCAATTgtgttttaaacatttattattttttattacactttaatataaatttatcatgaaaacgtaaaaattaatgtgatttgtattttatagaaaaatatttatcacttaCTTCCAAATTTCATTCAATAAATGACTATTAATATACTTTCTTTTATGATCATCAcagaacatttattttattatattttaaactatgaCTAAATTAATAGtgtatttaattattacttCTTTGGCTTTTTTGGGATTcagatttgagaagaaaacagtCCATACCAAAATCCCTAAATCAAATGGTCGAAGAAGAATCTGGACTACCTATAGTCAATTTGCATGCATCTCATTGTGCAGTCATGAACTTAGGgctccaatttttatttatttatattcagCAGTTTTGGaaggattgaaaaataaaattaaggattttCTTTCCCCATATGACTGCAGGTGATCCACCCCAGCAGAAGACAAGTCAaggaaatgagaaaaagaaagaagatgagaATATTACTCAAGGTTAGTgtgatttttctaaaatcaattaatttgctTAAGTGTTTTATGTTTACATATGGTTTCAAAAGGTAGCTGAATTCTATGCATTCAAGcgatatttctctcttttacatatttctctCTCATTGTGAAATTCCTGTTTGAGAAGAAAATAGTCCATACCAAAATCCCTAAATCAAATGGCGGAAGAAGAATTTGGACTACCTACAGTCAATTTGCATGCATCTCATTGTGCAGTGATGAACTTAGGgcaccaatttttttatatttacttaatttaagaaggattgaaaaataaaattaagggcTTTCTTTCCTCATATGATTACAGGTGATCCACCTAAACAGAAGAGAAGTCAAGGAAATGAGAAAAAGACAGAAGACGACAATATTACTCAAGGTTAGTGTGATTTTtcctaaatcaattattttccttaagtgttttatgttttcatatggTAACTCAAAGAGAACAATGGAGATAAATCCAACTTAGGTATctggtataaataaataaagaaacattttgaaaagaaaatcctCAATTTAGTCTTTTAAGGTTACATGTGTATATCAACATTTCTTCAAAGATTTTTCTGTCATAATTTGTAGTTTTCAAAAGTTTTTCTCCacaatgattaaattaatttcacatttaaGCCATTCTACCCATACTATCATGTGTATATCAGCATGCATTGTTTTATGCCTACTTGATGATTTTCCATTCTTTGTTGTGTAATAATATTGTCACATAACTAGTTCACAATTTTACACCATTATGGGAGTGAACATATTTTAGCTAGTTTCATTTTTTACCATAATTCTTGGCTTGTAAATATGTTCATGATCAAATAAACAGGGCCATCAAAACGAAGAAAGCAATTTAGGGTTGGAGATGAtggtaaaatattatttgatgaaGAAGAGCTCAAAATGATCCTAGATTTTAAGAGAGGTGAGGACTATATTGAGGTTCTTTGTGGCgctacaaacaaaaaatatggagATTATGTTGGGAGGCTAAAAATTAATAACGAAGGTCAATATTTCATCACTTGTGAGTGTTGCCCTGAGTGTCCCTTGGGTAAGTTTTCCACTtcaatttctcaattttttttattttgcaataGTATAATTGATCTCTAATGTTTCAAGcaagtatttttgttttgtattgttataattgtacaataaaaaaataatggaacaGGAACTGCAGAATCTGTTGATCTTTTTTAGAGccttatttttgtaatttggaaaaaacaaataaatagcagatatatagatttaattttatcaaaaataaaatctgtGAGACAGAATCactatttcttttcattatattttattgcaatataaattattattataaatataatttcgaTCCTATGCATTATTTGTTGGTGGTAA comes from the Glycine soja cultivar W05 chromosome 6, ASM419377v2, whole genome shotgun sequence genome and includes:
- the LOC114416223 gene encoding protein ULTRAPETALA 2-like — encoded protein: MTAGDPPQQKTSQGNEKKKEDENITQGDPPKQKRSQGNEKKTEDDNITQGPSKRRKQFRVGDDGKILFDEEELKMILDFKRGEDYIEVLCGATNKKYGDYVGRLKINNEGQYFITCECCPECPLVNVTLEAFEKHALREGSGRWKRNIWIHCEDEDKVPLWKTPLIKYYTHQANVANRKDSAMRKQNFHRDEFLRCTRCGKERRFHLKSRPDIKNYHDASNNKCWNCSLWPYQK